One sulfur-oxidizing endosymbiont of Gigantopelta aegis genomic region harbors:
- the accB gene encoding acetyl-CoA carboxylase biotin carboxyl carrier protein has translation MDIRKIKKLIELLDESGIAEIEIHEGEESVRISRNSSAPVMQMPAQAYAPAPVAAPAAVAEAAPEPEVVSGHEVKAPMVGTYYSSPSPGAAAFMEIGQKVNKGDTVCIIEAMKLLNQIEADVSGTIKAICVENGEPLEYGQVICIIE, from the coding sequence ATGGATATCCGTAAAATAAAAAAACTCATTGAACTACTAGATGAATCCGGTATTGCAGAAATTGAGATTCACGAAGGTGAAGAATCGGTTCGAATTTCACGCAATAGCTCTGCGCCAGTCATGCAAATGCCTGCACAGGCCTATGCACCAGCACCTGTGGCCGCACCAGCAGCCGTTGCTGAAGCAGCTCCTGAACCAGAAGTAGTCTCTGGCCATGAAGTCAAAGCACCGATGGTTGGCACCTACTATAGTTCACCATCACCGGGTGCAGCCGCCTTTATGGAAATAGGTCAAAAAGTAAACAAGGGCGATACGGTTTGTATCATTGAAGCCATGAAACTACTCAATCAAATTGAAGCGGATGTCAGTGGCACGATTAAAGCCATTTGCGTAGAAAATGGTGAGCCATTGGAATATGGACAGGTGATTTGCATTATCGAATAA